From Verrucomicrobia bacterium S94, the proteins below share one genomic window:
- a CDS encoding ribokinase — MMNTTTYDAIVVGLNVVDILFELPEKVTEGEKHEVSRLLIQGGAPAGNAACGLASMGWKTGFVGKLGRNTLSTVSRTELRRYGVSESLLQETPEAQPAVAVVAIDQQGERTVYYSLTGYKKLTPQEIPAEAVKNCRLVLVDGYETEGALETLRIAHEHGIPSVLDIETGDAELMRKAMTLGTDTILPLAGALELAGCESMEETLRKLSRWTPGRVIITDGVNGSWALIENDLFHQPAFKVEAVDTTGCGDAYHAGYASALLDALPLKLRMEFAAFFASRVALQFGGRTQLPNAASLKTEDLSGLSAELKNYIRNKE; from the coding sequence ATGATGAACACAACAACCTATGACGCTATTGTTGTCGGACTTAATGTCGTCGACATTCTCTTCGAACTGCCTGAAAAAGTGACCGAAGGCGAAAAGCACGAAGTGTCCCGTCTTCTGATTCAAGGCGGTGCACCCGCCGGAAATGCCGCCTGCGGTCTGGCCTCCATGGGCTGGAAAACCGGCTTTGTCGGCAAACTGGGCCGGAATACACTGAGTACGGTTTCCCGCACAGAACTCCGCCGATACGGTGTTTCGGAAAGCCTGTTGCAGGAAACGCCCGAAGCACAGCCCGCAGTAGCCGTAGTTGCCATTGATCAGCAGGGAGAGCGCACCGTCTATTACAGCCTGACCGGATATAAAAAGTTAACCCCTCAGGAAATACCGGCAGAGGCCGTTAAAAACTGCCGGTTGGTACTGGTAGACGGATACGAAACGGAAGGTGCTCTGGAAACCCTCAGGATTGCCCATGAACACGGCATTCCCTCAGTACTCGATATTGAAACCGGCGATGCGGAACTGATGCGCAAAGCGATGACACTCGGCACAGACACGATTCTTCCGCTCGCCGGTGCCCTGGAGCTCGCCGGCTGTGAAAGTATGGAGGAAACACTGCGTAAACTTTCCCGGTGGACCCCCGGCAGGGTCATAATCACTGATGGCGTAAACGGAAGCTGGGCACTGATTGAAAATGACCTTTTTCATCAGCCGGCATTCAAGGTCGAGGCCGTGGATACCACCGGGTGCGGCGATGCCTATCACGCCGGTTATGCCTCGGCCCTGCTCGATGCTCTTCCTCTGAAACTCCGTATGGAATTTGCCGCCTTTTTTGCTTCGCGTGTCGCTCTGCAGTTCGGCGGACGGACACAGCTGCCGAATGCCGCATCACTCAAAACCGAAGATTTATCCGGTTTATCTGCAGAACTTAAAAATTATATCCGAAACAAGGAGTAA
- a CDS encoding class II fructose-bisphosphate aldolase, with product MPLVTMTELLELNKNGNWAVGAVDVMNQDMVRGVIAGAEKVKAPVILMLAEVHESLVSIEELGTIMIDCARRASVPVCVHFDHGETYSSIIRAMKAGFTSVMYDGSHLPLEENIQTTKEIVRVAKALGISVEAELGQLTRPEGCDDEGIEENPDLYTDPEEAVRFYHETGIDALAVAFGTAHGVYARQPVLDFNRLQEIRKKTGAPLVMHGGSGLKASDFHTAIDCGVKKINYYSNMVFSVAQTIRKKLNEAEGKTYYHDISSWAIEAISDDIADTLTRFRSNGKI from the coding sequence ATGCCGCTGGTTACAATGACTGAACTGCTGGAATTAAACAAAAATGGAAACTGGGCCGTCGGCGCTGTCGATGTCATGAACCAGGATATGGTACGCGGAGTAATCGCCGGAGCCGAAAAAGTGAAGGCCCCGGTCATTCTTATGCTGGCCGAGGTGCATGAATCGCTGGTCAGCATTGAAGAACTCGGAACCATCATGATCGACTGTGCCCGACGGGCCTCAGTTCCGGTCTGTGTACATTTCGATCACGGCGAAACCTACAGCTCGATTATCCGAGCGATGAAAGCCGGATTTACATCGGTAATGTACGACGGCTCTCATCTTCCCCTCGAAGAGAATATTCAAACGACAAAAGAGATTGTCCGGGTGGCCAAAGCGCTGGGGATATCCGTGGAAGCGGAGCTGGGACAGCTGACCCGGCCCGAGGGATGTGATGACGAAGGTATTGAAGAGAATCCCGACCTCTATACCGACCCCGAAGAAGCGGTCCGGTTTTATCATGAAACCGGGATTGATGCGCTGGCCGTTGCTTTCGGCACAGCACATGGCGTCTACGCCAGACAGCCGGTACTCGACTTCAACCGCCTGCAGGAAATCCGAAAAAAAACCGGCGCACCGCTGGTAATGCACGGCGGCTCCGGACTGAAAGCATCCGATTTTCATACCGCAATTGACTGCGGCGTAAAGAAGATCAACTATTACAGCAACATGGTTTTCTCTGTGGCCCAGACCATCAGAAAAAAACTGAATGAGGCCGAAGGGAAAACCTACTACCACGATATCTCCAGCTGGGCCATCGAAGCCATCTCTGATGACATTGCCGACACCCTGACCCGCTTCCGCAGCAACGGAAAAATCTGA
- a CDS encoding glycoside hydrolase family 2 protein: MKKSVLWMSLLTVAGLVAGCKEVNETTVTVNQDWKFLRLENPDDPSVGFESSEFDDSGWDTVDLPHSAYLEPLVITDQWQGVVWYRKNFAVDESLADKKIWLTLEGAMSQSKIWINGRLAKEREGGYLPVVIDATEFVKPGQENTVAIRLDNRDNPYTGPKPVKRLDFCMYSGLYRNVLVTMKEKVYISHPVLADKEAGGGIFITYPEVSEAKSTVNVKTHVVNERTEPQTIQIVQTVLYNGKTVAEKRSNPVVLDAGNDIELVENIELLEAPLWSPDEPNLHTLETTVLINGMRVDSETTRFGIRKLEFRNGHEFYLNGEKMYLRGTNRHQDYPFIGYAMSDAAQYRDAKKIKDAGFNVVRLSHYPHSPAFMDACDELGLLTLDAIMGWQYYLDDDRFREYCYRSSRELVRRDRNHPSVLAWEVSLNETKDMPDYFIEELHRLAHAEYPGDNTFTAGWIDHAWDIFLQARQHRIMHGYHRNPDKPYFVSEYGDWEYFSNNAGLNQDKLDKNRRLEMSSRQSRGFGEARLLQQAYNLQEAYNDNLNTHAFGDGYWVFNDYNRGYAEDIEYSGVVDIFRIPKFAYYFYQSQRDPAQGAMAHIASWWTKDSPLKVKVFSNCDEVELFLNGASLGKQKPDTGKNTENLGHPPFTFTFEKFKSGTLKAVGYIDGKPMAEHVVRTPGKPVKLEIDIDESGVKPQAGVNDTVFAYIRAVDENGTVVPTYADKVKVEIDGDAEVLNTEAITAEAGIATALLQIGRDDGKITLSASSGDLKGELTFSAE; the protein is encoded by the coding sequence ATGAAAAAAAGTGTTTTATGGATGAGTCTGCTGACCGTAGCCGGTCTGGTGGCCGGTTGTAAGGAAGTGAATGAAACTACGGTTACTGTAAACCAGGATTGGAAATTCCTGCGTCTGGAAAATCCGGATGATCCCTCAGTCGGTTTCGAGTCTTCGGAATTTGATGATTCCGGGTGGGACACTGTGGATCTGCCTCATTCGGCTTATCTTGAACCGCTGGTGATTACCGACCAATGGCAGGGTGTGGTCTGGTACCGGAAAAACTTTGCGGTTGATGAAAGTCTGGCCGATAAAAAAATCTGGCTGACTCTGGAAGGCGCGATGAGCCAGTCGAAAATCTGGATCAACGGCCGGCTGGCGAAGGAACGCGAAGGCGGCTATCTGCCGGTGGTGATTGATGCCACTGAATTTGTGAAACCGGGGCAGGAGAATACCGTCGCGATCCGCCTGGATAATCGTGATAATCCATACACCGGTCCGAAGCCGGTGAAACGCCTCGATTTCTGCATGTACAGCGGGCTTTACCGTAACGTACTGGTGACGATGAAGGAAAAGGTTTACATTTCTCATCCGGTGCTGGCGGATAAAGAAGCCGGCGGTGGAATCTTTATTACGTATCCCGAAGTGTCTGAAGCAAAATCCACGGTAAATGTAAAAACACATGTGGTCAATGAAAGGACCGAGCCCCAGACCATTCAGATTGTGCAGACCGTATTGTACAATGGAAAAACGGTAGCGGAAAAAAGATCCAATCCTGTTGTTCTGGATGCCGGAAATGATATTGAACTGGTGGAAAATATAGAGCTTCTGGAAGCACCGTTATGGTCTCCGGATGAACCGAATCTGCATACTCTGGAAACCACGGTGCTGATTAACGGAATGAGGGTGGATTCGGAAACGACACGTTTCGGTATCCGTAAACTGGAGTTCCGCAATGGGCACGAGTTTTACCTGAACGGCGAAAAGATGTACCTGCGAGGAACCAACCGTCATCAGGATTATCCGTTCATCGGGTACGCGATGTCGGATGCGGCACAATATCGGGATGCAAAGAAAATAAAGGATGCCGGGTTCAATGTTGTCCGCCTTTCACACTATCCGCATTCACCGGCATTTATGGATGCCTGCGACGAACTGGGTCTGCTGACGCTGGATGCGATTATGGGCTGGCAGTATTATCTCGACGACGACCGGTTTCGTGAATACTGCTACCGCTCTTCGCGTGAGCTGGTCCGCCGCGACCGTAATCATCCGAGTGTGCTTGCCTGGGAGGTTTCGCTGAACGAAACTAAAGATATGCCGGATTATTTCATTGAAGAACTGCACCGGCTGGCGCATGCGGAATATCCGGGCGATAATACCTTTACCGCCGGCTGGATTGATCATGCCTGGGATATTTTTCTCCAGGCGCGGCAGCATCGGATTATGCACGGTTATCATAGAAATCCCGATAAGCCGTATTTTGTGTCGGAATACGGCGACTGGGAATATTTCTCGAACAACGCCGGGCTGAATCAGGACAAGCTGGATAAAAACCGCCGGCTGGAAATGAGCAGCCGTCAGTCCCGCGGTTTCGGTGAAGCCCGTCTGCTTCAGCAGGCGTACAACCTGCAGGAAGCGTATAACGACAATCTCAATACCCACGCTTTTGGTGACGGCTACTGGGTATTTAACGATTATAACCGCGGTTATGCTGAAGATATCGAGTATTCCGGTGTGGTGGATATTTTCCGTATTCCGAAGTTTGCGTATTATTTCTATCAGAGCCAGCGAGATCCGGCACAGGGGGCCATGGCACACATTGCAAGCTGGTGGACCAAGGATTCGCCGTTGAAGGTCAAAGTTTTCAGTAACTGCGACGAAGTTGAACTCTTTCTGAATGGTGCATCGCTCGGGAAACAGAAGCCGGATACCGGAAAAAATACTGAAAACCTGGGGCATCCGCCGTTCACCTTTACCTTTGAAAAGTTTAAGTCGGGCACACTGAAAGCGGTCGGATATATCGATGGAAAACCGATGGCGGAGCATGTGGTCCGCACCCCGGGAAAACCGGTTAAACTGGAAATTGATATCGATGAAAGCGGCGTGAAACCGCAGGCCGGAGTGAATGATACGGTATTTGCCTATATCCGGGCTGTTGACGAAAACGGAACAGTGGTTCCGACGTATGCTGATAAAGTTAAGGTTGAAATCGACGGGGATGCCGAAGTGCTGAACACCGAGGCCATCACAGCGGAAGCGGGCATTGCCACGGCCCTGCTGCAGATCGGTAGAGATGATGGGAAAATTACTCTGAGTGCTTCCTCCGGTGATCTGAAAGGGGAGCTGACGTTCAGTGCGGAGTAA
- a CDS encoding DUF4976 domain-containing protein, producing MKKIILLFLSAWFLSTAQAKKPNIVILLADDMGYGELGCYGQEIIKTPTIDGLAEQGVRFTDFYAGCSVCSPSRGVLMTGIHAGKATIRGNKAFVTVGGRWDRIALKKSEVTLAEMLKGAGYQTAFIGKWHLGIPEDVSTWACSRGFDFAVQEQWGPKPDGGVYDERYHLKNGNTEEIFHDYTKWSCLDEFRTEIALDYLDTEYDAEKPLFLFMSYRSPHAHEFFLSEYENYKDEMRNGYRWPEIERRHASRITMLDQQIKRLLDKLEAMGELDNTFILFTSDNGPTAENHHDRFFFKSSGGLRGYKRDMYEGGVRVPAIAVWPAKGLKGKVTDHQATFYDVMPTFAEIAGIQPPEQTDGISFLPEVLGKEQKKHDYIYFEIIESPTEKAFRQATRMGKWKAVRYGVSGKVELYDLEKDLYETENVANKYPEILERMKAILEKETTVTPHYPMAGQPIKN from the coding sequence ATGAAAAAAATAATACTGCTGTTTCTGAGTGCCTGGTTTCTGAGTACGGCACAGGCGAAAAAACCGAATATCGTGATCCTGCTGGCCGATGATATGGGGTATGGTGAACTCGGGTGTTACGGTCAGGAGATCATTAAAACGCCGACGATTGATGGGCTGGCTGAACAAGGTGTCCGCTTTACTGATTTTTATGCGGGCTGTTCGGTGTGTTCTCCGTCACGCGGTGTTCTGATGACGGGGATTCACGCCGGGAAAGCCACAATTCGAGGGAACAAGGCCTTCGTGACGGTCGGTGGAAGATGGGACCGTATCGCCTTGAAGAAGTCTGAGGTTACGCTCGCGGAAATGCTGAAAGGGGCCGGTTATCAGACGGCGTTTATCGGCAAATGGCATCTGGGAATTCCGGAGGATGTTTCCACCTGGGCGTGCAGTCGCGGATTTGATTTTGCGGTGCAGGAGCAGTGGGGACCGAAGCCGGATGGCGGAGTCTATGATGAGCGCTATCATCTGAAAAACGGCAATACCGAAGAGATCTTTCATGATTATACAAAGTGGAGCTGTCTGGATGAGTTCCGTACTGAGATTGCATTGGATTATCTGGATACAGAATACGATGCCGAAAAACCGCTTTTCCTGTTTATGTCCTACCGCAGTCCGCACGCGCATGAGTTTTTTCTGAGCGAGTACGAAAATTATAAGGATGAAATGCGCAACGGGTACCGCTGGCCCGAAATTGAACGGAGGCATGCCTCGCGTATTACCATGCTCGATCAGCAGATTAAACGGCTGCTGGATAAACTCGAGGCTATGGGTGAGCTGGACAACACCTTCATTCTGTTTACTTCCGATAACGGACCGACAGCGGAAAATCATCACGACCGTTTTTTCTTTAAAAGTTCCGGCGGGCTGAGGGGGTACAAACGTGATATGTATGAAGGCGGAGTCCGTGTCCCCGCAATTGCCGTATGGCCGGCCAAAGGGCTGAAAGGCAAAGTGACGGATCATCAGGCGACCTTTTACGATGTGATGCCGACGTTTGCTGAAATTGCCGGTATTCAGCCGCCTGAACAGACCGACGGAATTTCTTTTCTCCCCGAGGTGCTGGGAAAAGAGCAGAAAAAGCATGATTATATCTATTTTGAGATCATCGAAAGTCCCACTGAAAAAGCGTTTCGTCAGGCAACCCGTATGGGCAAATGGAAAGCTGTGCGTTACGGAGTTTCCGGAAAAGTGGAGCTCTATGATCTCGAAAAGGATCTGTATGAAACCGAGAATGTCGCGAATAAGTATCCTGAAATTCTGGAGCGGATGAAAGCGATTCTGGAAAAGGAAACAACGGTAACACCGCATTATCCCATGGCGGGACAGCCGATTAAGAATTAG
- a CDS encoding arylsulfatase gives MKKWMMVGVVFLAGIQVLAKKPNVVFILADDLGYGDLSCYGQTKFETPNIDALAKKGMRFTNHYSGSTVCAPSRCSLLTGYHMGHAAVRGNAELKPEGQQPMPADTYTVAHHFKKAGYKTGVFGKWGLGMAGSTSDPQRMGFDRFYGYNCQRMAHCYYPAWLWSDNEREFLWGNVGSFSRDYAPDLIHEEALKFLRENTDEPFFMYYAAVQPHADMIAPERYMEKYRGKYLPELNYEEDYYRGQPEGHAAFAAMVNVLDDYVGEVMAELEKLGVADNTLVIFTSDNGPHEEGGADPEYFDSNGTWKGFKRDLYEGGIHVPFIAMWPGRIQEGVVNDHLSAFWDFLPTVAELTGVPLDKKVDGISYLPTLLGKAGQKEHEYLYWEFTMKGGRKAIRKGKWKGVMYNINKNPKQPLELYDLEKDPGETRNLAKEYPEVAAELTTLIQKSRKPSHFDKWNFPEAQKK, from the coding sequence ATGAAAAAATGGATGATGGTCGGAGTTGTTTTTCTTGCAGGAATACAGGTTCTGGCGAAAAAGCCGAACGTGGTTTTTATTCTGGCGGATGACCTGGGGTATGGCGATCTGAGCTGTTATGGCCAGACGAAGTTTGAAACACCGAATATTGATGCACTGGCGAAAAAGGGCATGCGGTTTACGAACCATTATTCGGGTTCAACCGTTTGCGCACCGTCGCGCTGTTCGCTGCTGACGGGCTATCACATGGGCCATGCGGCGGTGAGGGGGAATGCAGAATTAAAGCCGGAAGGGCAGCAGCCGATGCCGGCGGATACGTATACCGTGGCACATCATTTTAAGAAGGCGGGCTATAAAACAGGCGTATTCGGAAAATGGGGGCTGGGCATGGCCGGATCGACGAGTGATCCGCAGCGCATGGGTTTTGACCGTTTTTACGGCTATAACTGTCAGCGTATGGCGCACTGCTATTATCCGGCATGGCTCTGGAGCGATAACGAGCGGGAATTTCTGTGGGGGAATGTCGGTTCGTTCAGCAGGGATTATGCACCGGATCTTATTCATGAAGAGGCCCTGAAGTTTCTGCGGGAAAATACAGACGAACCGTTTTTCATGTACTATGCCGCTGTTCAGCCGCACGCCGATATGATTGCCCCGGAAAGATATATGGAAAAATACCGGGGGAAATATCTGCCGGAGCTGAACTATGAAGAGGATTATTACAGAGGTCAGCCGGAGGGGCATGCGGCTTTTGCTGCGATGGTGAATGTGCTGGATGATTATGTCGGTGAAGTGATGGCCGAACTGGAAAAACTCGGAGTAGCGGACAACACGCTGGTGATTTTCACATCGGACAACGGACCCCATGAGGAAGGCGGAGCGGACCCGGAATATTTTGATTCCAACGGAACCTGGAAAGGGTTTAAGCGCGATCTGTATGAAGGTGGAATTCATGTGCCGTTCATTGCGATGTGGCCGGGCAGAATTCAGGAAGGGGTGGTGAACGATCATCTATCCGCTTTCTGGGATTTTCTGCCGACGGTGGCGGAGCTGACCGGTGTTCCGCTGGATAAGAAAGTGGATGGTATTTCCTATCTTCCGACGCTGCTGGGCAAAGCGGGGCAGAAGGAGCATGAATATCTTTACTGGGAATTCACGATGAAGGGCGGGCGTAAGGCCATCCGGAAAGGCAAATGGAAGGGGGTAATGTACAACATCAATAAAAACCCGAAACAGCCGCTTGAACTGTACGATCTGGAAAAGGATCCCGGTGAAACCAGAAACCTTGCAAAAGAATATCCGGAAGTGGCGGCCGAACTGACGACACTGATTCAGAAGAGTCGGAAGCCGTCACATTTCGATAAGTGGAATTTTCCGGAAGCGCAGAAAAAATAA
- a CDS encoding sterol desaturase family protein has translation MRRIQQQGEWRPPYPVKYAPLFQTPQNIGAILKWLFGWPGYIWPWHLLFFGVTAATWYWFQPPLEQCRSFSWNWILYMLVRNEILIWMVCGAWHLVLYMLKLQGTKQKYDPRWQNKGNKKFLFKNQVLDNIFWTCVSAVPFWTAYEVLFMWAYANGKIPFLEWAMHPVWFVAWFFLIPVWREFHFYWVHRFLHWKPMFKRYHSLHHLNVNPGPWAGLAMHPVECFGYFSVIMIHWIVPSHPLHMLFNAQLTALTPAGGHHGFEGPILDGKVPTGSYFHYLHHRYYRYNFGECLIPFDKWFGTFHDGSFDTDPSRPWQDIKN, from the coding sequence ATTCGGAGAATACAACAGCAAGGGGAATGGCGTCCGCCGTATCCGGTGAAATATGCTCCTCTTTTTCAAACGCCGCAGAACATCGGTGCAATACTGAAATGGCTTTTTGGATGGCCGGGTTATATCTGGCCGTGGCACCTTCTTTTTTTCGGAGTGACCGCTGCAACATGGTACTGGTTTCAGCCGCCGCTGGAGCAGTGCCGTTCGTTCAGCTGGAACTGGATTCTTTATATGCTGGTGCGGAATGAAATTCTGATCTGGATGGTCTGCGGGGCGTGGCATCTGGTGCTCTATATGCTGAAGCTTCAGGGCACAAAGCAGAAATATGATCCCCGCTGGCAGAACAAAGGGAATAAAAAGTTTCTCTTCAAAAACCAGGTGCTCGACAATATTTTCTGGACGTGCGTGAGTGCGGTACCGTTCTGGACGGCCTATGAAGTGCTGTTTATGTGGGCCTACGCCAATGGTAAAATTCCTTTTCTCGAATGGGCGATGCATCCGGTCTGGTTTGTCGCCTGGTTTTTCCTGATTCCCGTCTGGCGCGAATTTCATTTTTACTGGGTGCACCGTTTTCTGCATTGGAAGCCGATGTTTAAGCGGTACCACTCGCTGCATCATCTCAACGTCAATCCCGGGCCATGGGCCGGTCTGGCGATGCATCCGGTGGAATGTTTCGGATATTTCAGTGTCATCATGATTCACTGGATTGTTCCGTCACATCCATTACATATGCTGTTTAATGCGCAGCTCACGGCGTTGACACCAGCGGGCGGTCATCATGGATTTGAAGGGCCGATTCTCGACGGCAAGGTGCCGACCGGTTCCTACTTCCACTATCTGCATCACCGTTATTATCGTTATAATTTCGGCGAATGTCTGATCCCGTTCGATAAATGGTTCGGCACCTTCCACGACGGTTCATTCGATACCGATCCCTCCCGTCCTTGGCAGGATATAAAAAACTGA
- a CDS encoding methyltransferase — protein MTSKERVLAAINHQAVDQIPVDLGSNPSSGISAMGYNKLKKALGFHGGHTRIYDVVQQLAQPETEVLDALGCDVLDIGRTFNTADDDWYDITLPDGTPAQYPEWFRPQKREDGAWEVERNGKVIARMPPDGAFFDQTYFPYEKDYPENYDGLDDAMDMVLWQAMAHSPWDHADDPKFWTTLRENTLRLREESDKALMIVCGCNLFEWGTFLRKLDNFLVDLLTEPEAVTGLLEELMKRHLQTLEKVCEAVGDCCDILRFGDDLGTTGGLFMPPDTYRELFKPHHTRLNAFVHENSQMKTFLHSCGSIYRIMPDLIEAGYDIINPVQTNCFEMEPERLKKEFGDQITFWGGGCDTASVLNKATPAAVREHVLERCELFSPGGGFIFNTIHNILPEVPAENIIAAFDAVREFNRR, from the coding sequence ATGACTTCAAAAGAACGCGTACTTGCAGCAATCAATCATCAGGCCGTCGATCAGATTCCGGTTGATCTGGGGTCGAACCCAAGTTCCGGCATTTCGGCCATGGGCTACAATAAGCTCAAGAAAGCACTGGGCTTCCATGGTGGTCACACCCGGATTTATGATGTGGTGCAGCAGCTGGCACAGCCAGAAACGGAGGTACTGGATGCACTGGGTTGTGATGTGCTGGATATCGGCCGGACTTTTAATACGGCGGATGATGACTGGTATGACATTACGCTGCCGGACGGAACGCCGGCGCAGTATCCCGAATGGTTCAGGCCGCAGAAACGTGAAGATGGTGCCTGGGAGGTGGAGCGCAACGGAAAAGTGATTGCCCGTATGCCACCGGACGGTGCCTTTTTCGACCAGACCTATTTCCCTTATGAAAAGGATTATCCGGAAAACTACGACGGTCTTGATGACGCTATGGATATGGTGCTCTGGCAGGCGATGGCGCACAGCCCGTGGGATCATGCCGACGATCCGAAGTTCTGGACCACGTTGCGTGAAAATACCCTGCGGTTGCGGGAAGAGAGCGATAAAGCATTAATGATCGTCTGCGGTTGCAATCTGTTTGAGTGGGGCACGTTTCTGAGAAAACTTGATAACTTTCTGGTGGATCTGCTGACAGAGCCCGAGGCGGTAACGGGGCTGCTGGAAGAACTGATGAAGCGTCATCTTCAAACACTGGAAAAGGTGTGTGAGGCGGTGGGCGACTGCTGTGATATTCTGCGTTTCGGCGACGATCTGGGCACAACCGGCGGACTGTTTATGCCGCCGGATACGTATCGTGAACTGTTTAAACCGCATCACACCCGGCTGAATGCCTTTGTGCACGAAAATTCGCAGATGAAAACCTTTCTGCATTCCTGCGGTTCGATTTACCGTATTATGCCTGATCTCATTGAAGCGGGATATGACATCATCAATCCGGTACAGACCAACTGCTTCGAAATGGAGCCGGAGCGCCTGAAAAAAGAATTCGGCGATCAGATCACCTTTTGGGGAGGGGGATGCGATACGGCTTCGGTTCTGAATAAGGCCACGCCCGCCGCCGTTCGGGAACATGTGCTGGAACGATGCGAACTGTTCAGTCCGGGCGGCGGATTTATCTTTAATACCATTCATAATATTCTGCCGGAGGTCCCTGCCGAAAATATCATTGCGGCCTTTGATGCAGTGAGGGAGTTCAACCGGCGGTAG
- a CDS encoding sodium:solute symporter, whose translation MQIQIAGADLVILLAYLGGIVALGCWAGLWRKKDGTSGEGTSYFLAGGSLKWPVIGLALFSTNISTVHLVSLAEEGYKNGLAYGNFEWMAPFTLIVLSLFFAPFYIRSRVATLPDFLERRYSKASRNWLSGLSIISAVFIHIGFSLYAGAVVLEGLFGIPLMTSIISIAVLTGIYTMVGGLMAVVLTESVQTIVLLIGAIVLTGVALVKVGGWGGLTETVDPHLFSVLRPKGDPSGLPWYSILLGYPIIGIWYWCTDQTIVQRVLGAKDEQHARLGPLFAGFLKILPVFIFVLPGLIAKALIMQGKLPDVERSSDIYSAMIAHLLPVGLKGLIAAALMAALMSTVSGALNSAATLFSYDLYKQWQPDATEKRLITIGRMVTVAGMVLAIGVAPFLGRYPTIFQGINAAISYISPPITSVFVFGVFWKGASSFGSIATLITGSALGFVVFGLDFFKEQTGWNVPFMMSGFYLFCICAVIMITASLFKPEALTEEKRGLIWNHPLDAIREPGLPGIRNYKLLAAVLFIVMLTLYAVFH comes from the coding sequence ATGCAGATACAGATTGCAGGTGCAGACCTGGTTATATTACTGGCTTATCTTGGAGGTATTGTTGCGCTGGGCTGTTGGGCCGGACTCTGGAGGAAAAAGGATGGTACTTCCGGCGAGGGTACGAGTTATTTTCTGGCGGGCGGATCGTTGAAATGGCCGGTGATAGGTCTGGCGTTATTTTCCACCAATATCTCCACGGTCCATCTTGTGAGCCTTGCCGAGGAGGGGTATAAGAACGGTTTGGCCTACGGTAACTTTGAGTGGATGGCACCATTTACGCTGATCGTTCTGTCCCTCTTTTTTGCTCCGTTTTATATCCGGTCAAGAGTTGCTACACTGCCGGATTTTTTGGAGCGTCGGTATAGTAAGGCCAGTCGCAACTGGCTTTCCGGATTATCGATTATTTCCGCTGTTTTTATCCATATCGGTTTCAGCCTCTATGCCGGGGCTGTGGTACTTGAGGGGTTGTTTGGTATTCCTCTGATGACCAGTATTATCAGTATTGCGGTTCTAACCGGGATTTATACGATGGTTGGAGGGCTGATGGCAGTGGTTTTGACCGAATCCGTTCAGACCATTGTTCTTCTGATCGGTGCAATTGTTCTGACAGGGGTGGCTTTGGTCAAAGTGGGAGGATGGGGCGGGCTGACCGAAACCGTTGATCCTCATCTGTTCAGCGTGCTTCGCCCGAAGGGTGATCCTTCCGGTCTTCCGTGGTATTCTATTTTGCTGGGTTATCCCATCATTGGAATTTGGTACTGGTGTACTGATCAGACAATTGTGCAGCGTGTTCTTGGTGCCAAAGATGAACAGCACGCCCGCCTGGGTCCGTTGTTTGCCGGATTTCTGAAAATTCTTCCGGTCTTTATTTTTGTTCTTCCCGGTCTTATTGCCAAAGCGCTGATTATGCAGGGTAAACTGCCTGATGTGGAAAGATCGTCTGACATTTACTCTGCAATGATTGCGCATCTACTTCCGGTCGGGTTGAAAGGGCTGATTGCAGCGGCGTTGATGGCGGCACTGATGAGTACGGTTTCCGGAGCATTGAATTCTGCCGCGACTCTTTTTTCATATGATCTTTATAAACAATGGCAGCCCGATGCCACGGAAAAAAGACTGATTACCATCGGTCGTATGGTAACTGTTGCGGGTATGGTTCTGGCTATTGGTGTTGCACCGTTTCTCGGACGTTACCCTACGATTTTTCAGGGTATCAATGCTGCTATAAGTTATATTTCTCCGCCCATTACCTCGGTATTTGTTTTTGGTGTGTTCTGGAAAGGGGCTTCATCGTTTGGATCAATCGCAACGCTTATTACGGGTTCAGCACTTGGATTTGTTGTGTTCGGTCTCGATTTTTTTAAAGAGCAAACCGGATGGAATGTTCCGTTCATGATGTCTGGTTTTTATCTCTTCTGTATCTGCGCAGTCATTATGATCACGGCATCGTTGTTCAAACCCGAAGCATTGACGGAGGAAAAAAGAGGCCTCATATGGAATCATCCCTTGGATGCGATACGTGAACCCGGTCTTCCCGGGATCAGAAACTACAAGTTGCTCGCGGCTGTTCTCTTTATTGTCATGTTGACTCTATATGCCGTTTTTCATTGA